A single genomic interval of Aegicerativicinus sediminis harbors:
- a CDS encoding YgaP family membrane protein → MKKNMGTTDKAIRLIVAAIILILYINGSISGVLGIVLLVLAIVFAITSFISFCPLYKPFGINTNKK, encoded by the coding sequence ATGAAAAAGAATATGGGTACTACCGACAAAGCCATCAGATTGATAGTGGCTGCAATCATTTTAATCCTTTATATCAACGGATCTATTAGTGGTGTTTTAGGCATTGTTTTGCTCGTATTGGCGATCGTTTTCGCAATTACAAGTTTTATAAGCTTTTGCCCACTTTATAAACCATTCGGTATTAATACGAATAAAAAGTAA
- a CDS encoding gamma-glutamylcyclotransferase family protein — protein MEYLFVYGTLRSHFNNDMAKFLRAHAKFISNAVTNGSLYLIGWFPGFIPCALENHKVIGEVYAFTKESEAFKTLDSYEGYDPNLNTGEFLRTKTKVFLSNGKSKNCWVYVYNSKVDQKSKIISGDFLKHNI, from the coding sequence ATGGAATATCTATTTGTCTATGGCACACTTAGGAGCCATTTCAATAACGACATGGCCAAATTTCTACGCGCACATGCCAAATTTATTTCAAATGCAGTAACTAATGGAAGTCTTTATCTTATTGGTTGGTTCCCCGGTTTTATACCTTGTGCGTTAGAGAACCATAAAGTAATTGGTGAGGTTTATGCTTTTACTAAAGAATCAGAAGCATTTAAAACCCTAGACTCTTATGAGGGTTACGACCCAAATTTAAATACAGGTGAATTCCTAAGAACAAAAACAAAAGTTTTTTTAAGCAACGGTAAATCCAAAAACTGTTGGGTTTACGTATATAATTCAAAGGTTGATCAGAAATCTAAAATCATTTCTGGAGATTTCCTTAAACATAATATTTAG
- a CDS encoding ester cyclase, protein MKHTTLLLLATLIYCPFMSSFASNFQFHKSDSTKQAIEELNKKLALDFYHDLWTTDNTDNYKKYLADEYVAHDIGDRKNVLEPAIEQKIVADRFWDNGKMDFQLDYQIAEGDLVATRWTWNYKPETLMGKFMFGETSIPIINVFRIKDNKIVELWNHRHDIDTGMTKIFTLKGLAMGLLIALLPTIIVFRQRKTIKRLRRG, encoded by the coding sequence ATGAAGCATACAACCTTACTTTTGCTAGCCACCCTCATATACTGTCCCTTTATGAGTTCATTCGCATCAAATTTTCAATTTCATAAAAGTGATTCAACAAAACAGGCCATAGAAGAATTGAATAAAAAATTAGCATTAGATTTTTATCATGATTTATGGACGACCGACAATACCGATAATTACAAAAAGTACCTGGCCGATGAATATGTAGCACATGATATTGGGGACCGTAAAAATGTTCTAGAACCTGCAATTGAGCAAAAAATAGTGGCCGACAGGTTTTGGGATAACGGAAAGATGGATTTTCAACTTGATTATCAAATTGCAGAGGGAGATCTTGTAGCCACACGTTGGACATGGAATTATAAACCAGAAACATTGATGGGGAAATTTATGTTTGGAGAAACATCAATTCCAATAATCAATGTTTTCCGTATTAAGGACAACAAAATTGTCGAGCTATGGAACCATAGACATGATATAGATACTGGCATGACCAAAATCTTCACTTTAAAAGGTCTGGCCATGGGACTATTAATTGCTCTATTACCAACTATTATAGTCTTTCGTCAACGAAAAACAATTAAACGTCTAAGACGTGGATAA
- a CDS encoding DUF2490 domain-containing protein, producing the protein MKAPKNTKFSISEHFQRFFRYEKNYNNLRNHAYGSLLVLILSLSNTSLAQEQTISSFSSWNTITFTGKLNSHWTVAGELNLRRTEFSSEWQQIVARPYFDFKLLEGLVGTFGFSYVRNFHCSEYSVPIDATENNLWQQMLWTHKLPKSSLSHRLRFEERFIDKIINTNGDLSFQGTKYVSRIRYRATLYIPLKKFKNKQSLTFVAYDELFFTFEDGKLPETLEQNWVFAGLSYKLNDRCSLKSGYNYTHNESRNNLVLDNHIWSTFLNYQLF; encoded by the coding sequence ATGAAAGCTCCAAAAAACACAAAATTCAGCATCTCTGAACACTTTCAACGTTTCTTTAGATACGAAAAAAACTACAACAATCTTAGGAACCATGCCTATGGTTCTCTCCTTGTTCTTATCTTGAGCCTCTCGAATACCTCCCTGGCTCAGGAACAAACAATCAGCTCCTTTAGCTCATGGAATACTATTACTTTCACTGGGAAACTCAATAGCCATTGGACGGTTGCTGGGGAATTAAACTTAAGGCGTACGGAATTCTCTTCGGAATGGCAACAAATAGTTGCACGACCATATTTTGATTTCAAATTACTTGAAGGATTGGTAGGCACTTTTGGATTTAGTTATGTCAGAAACTTTCATTGCTCAGAATACAGTGTGCCCATTGATGCTACAGAAAATAACCTTTGGCAACAAATGCTTTGGACGCATAAACTACCCAAATCCTCACTCAGCCATCGATTACGTTTTGAAGAACGATTTATAGATAAAATAATTAATACAAATGGCGATCTAAGTTTTCAAGGCACCAAATATGTAAGTAGAATTAGGTATAGGGCGACATTATATATTCCCCTGAAGAAGTTCAAAAATAAACAGTCGCTAACATTTGTGGCCTATGACGAATTATTCTTCACTTTCGAAGATGGAAAACTACCGGAAACTTTAGAACAAAACTGGGTGTTCGCAGGTTTAAGCTATAAATTGAATGATCGATGCAGCCTAAAAAGTGGGTACAACTACACTCACAATGAATCAAGGAATAATTTAGTGCTTGACAACCATATTTGGTCAACATTTTTAAACTACCAATTGTTTTAA
- a CDS encoding HAD family hydrolase, which produces MLNLRSLTYKAVIFDMDGTMIDNMMVHHRAWQKKLKELGLHFTIEEVMEQIHGINEEIMERLFGNRFTPEERKFHAFDKEARYREIYKDSLALLDGLSVYLDYLNLNQMPIAIGSAAPPENIDFVLDNLNIRSLFKVIKDSTDVKRGKPDPEIYVKIMEELEVKPTDCLIFEDSVIGATAALNSGAKTVVVTTTHQVNEFGHLPNVYGFIKDFSDSCLVYK; this is translated from the coding sequence ATGTTAAACTTAAGGTCACTCACCTATAAAGCGGTAATTTTTGATATGGATGGAACCATGATCGACAATATGATGGTACACCACCGAGCATGGCAAAAAAAATTAAAAGAATTAGGCCTTCATTTTACAATTGAAGAGGTTATGGAACAGATTCATGGGATAAATGAGGAGATTATGGAGCGCTTATTCGGAAATCGTTTTACACCAGAGGAACGAAAATTTCATGCCTTTGATAAGGAAGCTAGGTATAGGGAAATCTATAAGGACTCCTTAGCACTTTTGGATGGATTGTCGGTTTATTTAGACTACCTAAATTTAAATCAAATGCCTATAGCCATAGGCTCCGCAGCACCTCCTGAGAATATCGATTTTGTCCTAGATAACCTTAACATTAGATCTTTATTTAAAGTGATAAAGGACTCGACAGATGTAAAAAGAGGAAAACCAGATCCAGAAATTTATGTGAAAATTATGGAAGAACTGGAGGTGAAACCAACAGATTGCTTGATTTTTGAAGATTCGGTAATTGGTGCAACGGCGGCCTTAAATTCTGGAGCAAAAACAGTAGTGGTTACTACCACGCACCAGGTTAATGAATTTGGGCATCTACCAAATGTTTATGGTTTTATAAAGGATTTCAGCGATTCCTGCTTAGTTTATAAATAA
- a CDS encoding L-rhamnose mutarotase, translating to MKTKRICYACDLKEDPKLIQEYIHHHQNVWLEIKESIRVAGVVDMEIYQVFNRLFMIMEVGEDFSPDLKAHIDSENPIVQKWEQLMWKFQQSLPQAKEGEKWVEMKHIFKL from the coding sequence ATGAAAACTAAAAGAATTTGCTATGCGTGCGATTTAAAAGAGGACCCTAAGTTAATCCAGGAATATATCCACCATCACCAAAATGTTTGGCTAGAAATTAAGGAAAGTATTCGTGTGGCCGGGGTTGTGGATATGGAAATTTATCAGGTATTCAATCGGTTATTTATGATAATGGAAGTTGGAGAAGATTTCAGTCCAGATCTAAAGGCTCACATAGATTCAGAAAACCCTATTGTCCAAAAATGGGAACAGTTAATGTGGAAATTTCAACAGTCATTACCCCAGGCCAAAGAGGGTGAAAAATGGGTGGAGATGAAGCATATTTTCAAATTATAA
- a CDS encoding MBL fold metallo-hydrolase has protein sequence MKVEQIYTGCLAHAAYYIESKGEAAVFDPLREVHPYIERAEKDDAKIKYVFETHFHADFVSGHLDLRKKTGAKIVFGPNAKPSYEATIAEDGQIFEIGEYKIKVIHTPGHTMESTTYLLIDENGKEHGIITGDTLFIGDVGRPDLAQHVVSDLTEEKLAATLYDSLRNKIMPLSDDLIVYPNHGAGSACGKKMSTETTDTLGNQKKTNYALRPDMTKEEFVKELLEGLTAPPGYFPQNVLMNIQGYESFDTILKKGIHALTPQEFEIAANETNALVLDTRNDDLFALGFIPNSINIGLENNFAPWVGEMVPDVKQPILLVTDPGREEESITRLARVGYDNTLGYLEGGIENWKKSGREIDTVNRITPEELEYRFKNEDIMLFDVRKYSEFHSEHVLGAENIPLNQINQYLSIFPKDRPFILHCQGGYRSMIAASILKQRGWDNFVDVEGGFDEIKNTSIHVTEYICPTTLL, from the coding sequence ATGAAAGTAGAACAAATTTATACCGGATGTTTAGCCCATGCTGCTTATTACATAGAAAGCAAGGGAGAAGCTGCAGTTTTTGACCCGCTTAGAGAAGTACACCCATATATTGAAAGGGCAGAGAAAGATGATGCCAAAATAAAATATGTTTTTGAAACCCATTTCCATGCCGATTTTGTAAGTGGCCATCTCGACCTTAGAAAAAAAACAGGAGCCAAAATTGTTTTCGGTCCAAATGCAAAACCAAGTTACGAAGCCACCATCGCAGAGGATGGACAAATATTTGAAATTGGTGAATATAAGATAAAAGTGATACATACACCTGGCCATACCATGGAAAGCACTACTTATCTTTTAATTGATGAAAATGGGAAGGAACATGGAATTATCACGGGAGATACACTATTTATTGGCGATGTAGGAAGGCCAGATTTAGCCCAGCACGTAGTGTCAGACTTAACTGAGGAGAAACTTGCCGCTACTTTATATGATTCTCTCCGCAATAAAATAATGCCATTATCGGATGACTTAATAGTATATCCCAACCATGGCGCGGGATCTGCCTGCGGCAAGAAAATGAGCACTGAAACCACCGATACTTTAGGTAATCAGAAAAAAACAAATTATGCCTTAAGGCCAGACATGACTAAGGAAGAATTTGTAAAAGAATTATTGGAAGGCCTTACCGCTCCTCCTGGATATTTCCCTCAAAACGTACTAATGAATATCCAAGGTTATGAGAGCTTCGATACTATTTTGAAAAAGGGTATACACGCCTTAACACCACAAGAGTTTGAAATTGCTGCCAACGAAACAAACGCACTTGTCTTAGATACCAGAAATGATGATTTATTTGCATTAGGGTTTATCCCGAACAGCATAAATATTGGTTTAGAAAACAATTTTGCTCCCTGGGTAGGTGAAATGGTTCCTGATGTTAAACAGCCTATTCTGCTTGTAACTGATCCTGGCAGAGAAGAAGAGTCTATTACTAGGTTGGCAAGAGTTGGCTACGACAATACTTTGGGGTATCTAGAAGGTGGAATTGAAAATTGGAAAAAATCTGGAAGGGAAATAGATACTGTCAATAGGATAACCCCTGAAGAATTGGAATACAGATTTAAGAATGAGGACATCATGTTATTTGATGTTAGAAAATATAGTGAGTTCCATTCGGAACATGTGTTGGGAGCTGAAAATATTCCATTGAATCAGATCAATCAATATCTATCCATTTTCCCAAAAGATCGTCCCTTTATTTTACACTGCCAAGGCGGCTATAGAAGTATGATTGCAGCTTCTATTTTAAAACAAAGGGGATGGGACAATTTTGTGGACGTTGAAGGAGGATTCGACGAAATTAAGAATACATCCATACATGTAACGGAATATATATGCCCAACAACACTGTTATAA
- a CDS encoding ThuA domain-containing protein produces the protein MKSRRHFLGKSLLIGAGLLTSRLWANTKHISFGSSPLPELRGKKVVFLYGGWEGHEPEKFRDYLVPWMKEEGASVEVFDTLEPYTNESLMKSVDLVVQIFTMSSITPEQEKGLLQAIKKGVGFAGWHGGMCDAFRNNPEYQFMTGGQWVSHPGGVIDYSVQIVDHTDNVTTGLKDFKMKSEQYYMHIDPNVKVLATTTFNNEHAFWIDGCTIPVAWKKMYGNGRVFFTSLGHNLDHITTVPEAIEILKRGIHWAGASKYLPKEEWIDAVYKPII, from the coding sequence ATGAAATCGAGGAGACATTTTTTAGGGAAATCATTGTTAATAGGGGCTGGACTCTTAACCAGTAGGCTATGGGCTAATACCAAACATATATCATTCGGCTCTTCCCCCTTGCCAGAACTTAGAGGCAAAAAAGTTGTTTTCCTTTATGGAGGATGGGAAGGACATGAACCTGAAAAATTTAGGGATTATTTAGTACCATGGATGAAGGAAGAAGGGGCATCGGTTGAGGTTTTTGACACCTTAGAACCCTATACAAATGAAAGTTTGATGAAATCAGTAGACCTTGTGGTTCAAATTTTTACAATGTCAAGCATTACTCCAGAACAAGAAAAAGGTCTATTACAAGCAATAAAAAAGGGTGTAGGTTTTGCCGGTTGGCATGGCGGTATGTGTGATGCATTCAGAAATAATCCTGAATATCAATTTATGACCGGCGGACAGTGGGTTTCACACCCAGGAGGGGTAATTGATTACTCGGTACAAATAGTAGACCATACGGATAATGTAACTACTGGATTAAAAGACTTCAAAATGAAGAGTGAACAGTACTACATGCACATAGACCCCAATGTAAAAGTTCTGGCTACTACCACCTTTAATAATGAACATGCCTTTTGGATAGATGGCTGTACAATTCCTGTAGCATGGAAAAAAATGTATGGGAATGGAAGAGTGTTTTTTACGTCACTAGGACATAATCTAGACCATATTACTACAGTACCAGAGGCTATTGAAATTTTAAAGCGTGGAATTCATTGGGCAGGTGCCAGCAAATACCTTCCAAAGGAAGAATGGATAGATGCTGTTTACAAGCCAATAATTTAA
- a CDS encoding pyruvate kinase — protein sequence MKIVQLYNELSNILEIIEKEENKIDDYASRVHDKYRLSAKNLMRYLILRCFDFRKYHDELSELGVSSLRTSEGYVYSNLYHVVKNLKLIQGLETKSEPAVEIVGYKRSKKRIKRNTRRLFDRSQKKRSAEIMVTLPDEAAIDKRIILQMAENGMGIARINLGHGRKEDWAKMVHFVKKINQENRLDIKIYMDLAGPKIRTSEIAIKKKKGGIKNSIRIRQGEHIILTKRKTLGKRSKFSEDNVQLEKAEIEVLLPLIINDLKIGDEVLFDDGMIKSKVVGRNDTDVELEITATYKSKISSQKGINLPNTQLNLPALTADDVSNLPFVCQYADIVGYSFVRTPSDVAYLYERLEEYNAKDIGVVFKIENKESFEHLPEILLEGMKHPRIGVMIARGDLAAEIGFERISEVQNQILWICEAAHIPVIWATQVLNNLAKTGIPTRAEISDASMGAHAECIMLNKGPYINEAIKTLSDILNRMEPHMFKKKNSLRALNIAKRSTESLFGSLPQLEI from the coding sequence ATGAAAATAGTCCAGCTATATAATGAGCTTAGCAATATCCTTGAAATAATCGAAAAGGAAGAGAATAAAATTGATGATTATGCGAGCCGGGTTCATGACAAATATAGACTGAGTGCTAAAAACCTGATGCGATATTTAATTCTACGATGTTTCGATTTCCGGAAATATCATGACGAATTATCAGAATTAGGAGTCTCCTCATTACGTACTTCGGAAGGTTATGTTTACAGCAATCTTTACCATGTGGTTAAGAATTTAAAGTTAATACAAGGTCTGGAAACTAAAAGTGAACCCGCTGTTGAAATTGTTGGTTATAAACGGAGTAAAAAACGCATAAAACGAAATACGCGTCGATTATTCGACAGGTCTCAAAAAAAGCGTTCTGCAGAAATTATGGTTACCCTCCCAGATGAGGCTGCAATAGACAAACGGATCATTTTACAAATGGCCGAGAACGGAATGGGTATAGCAAGGATCAACTTGGGGCATGGCCGAAAGGAGGATTGGGCTAAGATGGTCCATTTTGTAAAGAAGATAAATCAAGAAAACCGATTAGATATAAAAATCTATATGGATTTAGCAGGTCCAAAAATTAGGACTTCAGAAATTGCCATCAAGAAAAAGAAAGGTGGAATTAAAAATTCTATCCGGATAAGACAGGGGGAGCATATAATCTTAACTAAACGGAAAACTTTAGGAAAACGTTCCAAGTTTTCAGAAGATAATGTTCAGTTAGAAAAGGCTGAAATTGAGGTCTTGCTCCCCTTGATTATTAACGATTTAAAAATAGGTGACGAGGTTCTTTTCGATGATGGAATGATAAAATCTAAAGTTGTTGGTAGAAATGATACAGATGTTGAATTGGAGATAACAGCAACCTATAAATCTAAAATTTCATCACAAAAAGGCATCAACTTGCCGAATACCCAATTAAATCTACCTGCGCTTACTGCAGATGATGTTTCAAATCTTCCTTTCGTTTGCCAATACGCTGATATTGTAGGTTATTCCTTTGTGAGGACTCCATCAGATGTTGCCTATTTATATGAGCGTTTAGAGGAATACAATGCTAAAGATATAGGCGTTGTATTTAAAATTGAGAACAAGGAATCATTCGAGCATTTACCCGAAATATTGTTGGAAGGTATGAAACATCCTAGAATTGGTGTTATGATTGCACGAGGAGACCTAGCTGCAGAAATTGGATTTGAACGTATTTCTGAAGTTCAAAACCAGATCTTATGGATCTGTGAGGCGGCACATATTCCTGTTATTTGGGCAACCCAAGTGCTTAATAATTTGGCTAAGACTGGTATTCCGACCAGAGCGGAAATCAGCGATGCCTCTATGGGTGCGCATGCTGAATGTATCATGTTGAATAAAGGACCTTACATCAATGAGGCAATTAAGACCCTTTCCGATATTTTAAATCGAATGGAACCACATATGTTTAAAAAGAAGAATTCACTTAGAGCCTTGAATATTGCAAAGAGATCAACGGAGTCGTTGTTTGGTTCCCTACCTCAATTAGAAATATAA